CGCCCCGGACCGGACACACCGAACCCCGCTATACGAACCCTACTACGGCGAAGGCTttgctcatgaatattaattacgTAACGGGACGTTCGCTCACTAGGCGTACCTGATTGGCCGCCAATGGTGCGTGGGCAACAGTCAGCTggttattttataattaattgagTTGTTTGATTGGACAATCCAAGAATGCGCCAACGTCGAAACGagttcattaatattcataaactAGGTCTTCGCCATAGTAAAGCTAGTAAATTTCGCAATTCGAATTATTCTTTATACTCAGGATGAAAACataagacatttttatttacttCTGTCAGAGTTGCGGAAATAATAGATTGATAaaattagatagatagatagatagatagatagatagatagatagatagatagatagatagatagatagatagatagatagatagatagatagatagatagatagatagatagatagatagatagatagatagatagatagatagatgaagaCTTTAGATGCAAAAGTTTCTCTTTAAAATTAGCTTTTTCGTCAGGCTCCTATGTATTTAAGTTGCTACTGGTAGCCTACTTCTGAATGGGCTTAGGCTGGGATTTTGTGGGTTTAAAGTAATAGTGATAGTATTTTATGAACTTATACTATATGCAAAGAGAGCATTCACTCCATATCGTTATTTCATTTTTGACTGAAGTGGTTTTTAAAGGCTTAGATAAATAAAAGAACTATAGAAAGACAGACAAACAGTTCTGGAATTAATAAGACTGATATAGAAGGATATAGGAAGAACAGAATAATAGCCATAGGCAACATATATCCTATAAAACCACATGCTTTGGATGTTACACAATCATGCATAATACTAAACCTcccatttatttaaatttttattctTTTAGAGTTTATTCTTATTTCACTATGTAATTCTCTCGGAAAATGACGAGACGTGTCACAGTGGAAGAAAGTACTGAAAGAGAGAATACATCTTTAAAAAGCAGTCAAAACTGTTAGAATAATGAAATGTAATAAAAACTGATGTATGGATGTATGGAAAAAAATGTAGTGATCAAAACGTGACACAAATGAAAACTCTTTTAGTTTCTCCTTTGTCAACTCGAGATACCAGCTTTGCTTACTTTGGACATTTATCAACTAACTTCATGAGCTGAATGCCTTTAAAAACTAGTGAAGGACCTATATGCACGCTGGGCGGTGATTTTCCTTCACTATTCACtccaatgtttattttaaaagaaaataaatgcatacgTAATTCAAATGTACATTGTATGCAACACGAATTGCACCAGAAAGCAAATAGAGTTTAAGATCATGGAAAACATAAATTCAGTCAAGTGTGCCCAAACATTTGTTGTACGTGCAGAGACTGACGAAATAAAGTTTAGCTCAGGTTCATAACTCTTCTGACTCAGGGTAATAATTAATTCAGTTTTGTGAGGCAAGTCAGACAGCAATCGAACACTTTGCCTTTTGTTCTTTCTTTGAGTCGCATAAGAAAGCTCACAGACCTCACGGATGCAAATCTGATGAAGCTTGGATTGCATTGGAACTGCGAAGGTCAACCTGAGAGCTAAGAAGGAACAGGTCAGTACAAAGCCCAGATGTTTTGGTGGTTTTGCATTAATTTCATTTATTCAGGAGATTAGGTTTTGCCAGTGggcagaatattttgttgtatttacACTGTAAGTAAGTGGTTatccagaaacacaaacaaTTTGCTTCATGTGGTAACATCTAAACAAAATGGTTTTAGTAAAGCCATATTTACTTTTAATATGAAGTCAGACTTTATTAGATAACAAATACTAGAACAACATAACGTTAAAACAGTGTTAGAATCCCCTTTTCAAAGAAAATTTCCTGACAAATTAATTTCCAGTTTCTTTCGGGCTGTGTAAAAATTCTCTTCACAGTACTGTTGCCAAGACGTTAATTATTGATAATTAGCATACGCCTTTCTCCTTTGCCAAACTCTGCAGGGTTCTTGCCAAGGGCACTATTCTGAAACATGCATGATGCAAAGCATGGTAGTTTTTAAGTTGTTAGTGCAGATAAATCCAATAATAAGTTTATTAGATGAATAgcaaaatgtaacatttgtcCCTAATTTCCTTCCAAAGCTTTAATGtattttgtgttctgcaaaaCACAAAGGTGTTAGGCAGAATGTTCATGTTCTTTGGCAGGAACCATTCCCTTACGAAAAAGAAGTTTATTCAAGTGTGCTAATATTAGTATACGTTTtactaaaaaaataagaaagtcTACTTTGTCTACTTTTTATGCACTGCTCAGAAATATACTTAAAATTTCACTTAAGTGACAAtactgacagaaaaaaaaaattggcctACTTGTCTTTTGATCGaaatatacttaaaaaatataattctaAATACTTGGCTTGTGTTTGCTCTTTTGGTTGACTAGCCTATTACACACGGCCTTTTAAACTTTGTTGGAAAATACtgatttataaagaaaacaGATATGTTCCTAATTCTGAGTGTCTGAACTTTTGTGTAGGGCAGTCCACTGGTAACATAggaatttactttaaaatttaGGCCTGCTATCCCCGCCATTGACTGAATTTTCCAGCTATCCATGTTTTCAGTGTTATacagtagggggcgctattaaaCAATTTCTAATTTCTGAAAGAGTACCGAATCTCtgcatcaaaacacagatgaagatgaaACAAGTGCTTAGATTGCTTATGCAAAGGTAAAATAACATGCTCATCAAACATTAAATAGCATATATAAgttcaaaactgcctaatgtttctgaatgaaatGTCGAAGTGGGAAGAGGAAACTGTGAAGTTCTGAATCAGATCTGTAGTCTTAACACAAAagtgtgattttctcagcttgtTTGCTTGACGGTGCAATAGGTAATCTGGGAAATGCTAATTTTAGCCTGCTAGCATCAAAAGTATCCCACCCTCCCTTCAAATGACATTAAATTGGACCAAATTAAGTGACTGAACAAACATTTTATGGTCCTCAGCCTTCCACAGACgatatatttataacaatacATTTAGGCTGTTAAGCATAGAGATTGATATCAGGATATGAGGAGACTTTCAACcagaataacacaaaaaatatagatatttgcccacagtgttgataaaaaaatatgcataaagctagaatgaatgaattaaattaCAGACAGTTAAAGGTATGTTATATTGCAAGTATATAACAAAATCTAATTCTaattagtaacacacacacacacacacacacacacacacacacacacacacacacacacacatacacacacacacacacatatatatatatatatatatatatatatatatatatatatatatatatatatatatatacacacacacacacacacacagtatagttgcagtaaacaaaaaatgttgtatttatatAGCTGCTTAAAGTTTACTACTGTTACACTTAAAGTAGAAAGTACTTTTATACAAAAAAGTCCAGGCCAGTTTCATTTGTATTAGTACACtcacaaaataaagttaaagttACTTAAATATACTTAAACTTTACTTTACTAAGGTTAATAAAATGAACATGAAGTATACTTATTTTTACTAACAAGTATAACTCTAACTTGACATTTGAAATAGATTATTGAAAGTCTTGATAAACAGGTGTGGTCTCATTCAGTCTTTCCTCATTCAGGTAACCCTCCCTCCATTCTGGCATGTTATGTGAGTCTCTCTGAATGACTGACATAATATTGGCTGATGCCATAGCCTATGAGAGCAGGTTGAgacatgtaaacacacacacacacacacacacacacaaatacacacacagtgaaGAAATGCAGTATAAACTGGCAGAGGTAAACCCAAAGCAGGTCGATGTAGGTAGGCAGCATAAAGTAGACACAACTGTTGGTTACATTGCTGAAGGACCCAATGAAAGTATATACGTGAGTTACTTTAACAAAAAATCTTTCTTTTAATTGTGTATGTCTGCAATGTACTAAATGAGGATTATGTTAAATACAAATgagtttttatttgatttttatttgatttgctAGATTGTAAAATGATGCTGTAGACCCAGCTATATTTAATAAGTTAAAATAAATGAGATTAATACAAATTTGGTTTATTGATAAATAAAAACCTGGTTGCATTTTGTTTATTAGTGCTACATTACAGAAATCTTACttcatttcatttatatatGACTGACAAATATGCATTACATTGAGTTCAGTCATaactttttaacattttatatgtaattgaaatgcaaacattttcaaaatagaGGTCAGAATTTTGACAGGTATTTTGTAAAAGATATCAGCATACAAGTTTTTTAACTAACCGTGTGTTGTTAACCGAGCGTTTCCAAGTATTTTATTGCTGTTTTTCAAAGCCCAAGGCAGAACACGAGCTTTTGAAGTAGCACTAAAAGATTGTTCTGGTAATCACACTCCTTATACGACATtatacaaaacataaaataaagataaataaagataaaaaaaataaaataaagccaGAAAGTAGTTCAAAACTTGCTAAGAATTTCCTCAGCTGTTCCTCCAATATTTGCTCTAGATGTATATCAGCATCAAATTACATATATGACTCAAACTACTGGAACATAGCAATTCTAGACATCTTGACGGTTTTACAGTTGCAAAATGTAGCATTTAATTTAGTTGTTTCCAACTTTGGATTAAGTTGGATTAAGTTTcataatattttgaaaattaatTGTTTTCACATTGAACAGATTTATGCTGTTTCTAAAGATTGAAATAAACGTAACTATTAAAACATAGTATGGTTAATTTACTGTACTTATGTAGGGTTATGGTAAGCtaagggtttggtttagggttagttgcattaTCCATCATTTATTGgtattactatggtaaatacATATAACTATATGTAAAaagtgattaaaaaaatgttaccaaaattatttttcaatatCGATTACTGaaaatatgattatttaaaggtgcactatgcaattttccgtccactggagggcgcctattctaaacaaaggcgtagtttgatgacgcaaagtttgagtgCAGCATCTAGGGAcaatgtggtcttcacctcagagtcctgcacgggtccatttttggagacccgccccagcccgtacccgcaaggtttagcaccagatccgaccaGTGACccataaaaatatcaaaattaaatccgcaaCCGCCCAGatccgttaatatttggcccgttacctgacccgtgcccgcgataaatcacacacgctaaaatcattcaaattaaaatgctttattttttatcttgcacctctctcaacatcaacagcatcatgaatgggctaatgaaataGGCTAAAGTGCCTTTTAaagactcgttgtcaacaatttcatatactcactccactcaccaactttacttttacttcatcttcatccatttttggagacccgcccccagcccgtacccgcaaggtttagcaccagatccgaccaGTGACCcatgaaaatatcaaaattaaatccgcaaCCGCCCAGATTcgacccgtgcccgcgataaatcacacacgctaaaatcattcaaatcaaaatgctttattttttatcttgcacctctctcaacatccggttcattggttaaaatagcaattttctcacaatttacaaatagctggaaacatttgggatattgtaagtactcaactgaacaaaatatataagcctagtggtttttggatattttactgaaaaaatactacatagtgcacctttaaataaaattaatcaaTTTGATGCAAATTGTTATAAACTGCCATTTTTTTAAGTATAGcagataataaatacatttaaaagaatACTTACACCAAAATTACTATGTTGACGTAATGTCAAATTAtaaaattttataaaaaaaatatatattttattgaaaatatatatatatatatattttattaaaaaaagtattgtgaaatttggtcacactttagattagagtccaattctcactattaactattaactacaaTTTTTTTGCCTCAACAAACACCTAATTAactactgcttattaatatcTAGTAAGgcagttgttaagtttaggtattggtagGATTAAGGAATATAGAATATGGCcttgcagaataaggcattaatatgtgcttataagtactaataaacagctaatatcatatgcacgctaatagcaactagttaatagtgagaattgggcCCTAAACTAAGGTGTTCAAAATGTGTTTGGTCCATAGTCTCATTGTTTTCATATGATTGATTTCATTGTCTTTTTCTCTGATAGATTTAGATCAGAATGGCAATATTTAACACTACTGGCACAACCAATGGCAGCAATCAGTATCACTGTGTTTTTAATGAGAACTTCAAGTACATTCTCCTCCCGGTGAGTTACACTCTGGTGTTTGTGGTCGGCCTGGGGTTGAACATCACCGCCATGTACATCATCTTGTTTAAAACCAAACACTGGAAGCCCAGCACCATCTACATGATCAACCTCAACGTCTGTGACACTCTTTACATCCTCACCCTTCCGTTTCTGATCTACTATTACGCCGATGAGAACGACTGGCCGTTTGGCGAGCCGATGTGTAAGCTGATTCGCTTTCTCTTCTACACCAACCTCTACGGAAGCATCCTCTTCCTCAGCTGCATCAGCCTACACCGGTTTTTAGGCGTCTGCCACCCGGTGCGCTCTTTGTCCTGGATGAATGGCCGTCGCGCTCGTTTGATCTCTGTGGGAATATGGGCGACAATGCTGATCTTTCAGGCCCCGATCCTTTATTTCTCCAGGATGAAAAACAATGGTGACATACGGGTTTGCTACGACACCACCAGCAAGGAGCTCTTCAATGATTTTCTGGTCTACAGTTCGGTGGTGATGTTCCTGCTCTTTGTCCTACCGTTTGGGGTGGTGCTGGTCTGCAACGGGCTGATGGTGAGGAAACTTCAGGAACCCGGTGTTGGGGGAGGACCAATGTCACAACGCTTTAAGCAGAAGTCGGTGAAGATGATCATTATTGTGCTTCTGACTTTCATGTTGTGCTTCTTGCCTTTCCATGTGAACCGCAGTATATACTACACCTTCCGCTACCTCGACAAACAGGTGAGCTGCTCGATGCTGGAGTACGCCAGCATGGCCTACAAGGTCACGCGACCTCTAGCCAGCGCAAACAGCTGCATCGACCCCATCCTCTACTTCATGGCAGGACAGGGCTTCAGAAAAAGCATCAAGAACAAGAAAGCTAATGCAAGATCGGAAAAAATGAAATCACCATCAACCTCTTTATAATGTGAAagagcaaaaataaaatatctcagaCTACTTACAAAGGATTTTGGGTTGGCCATGACAGGGCCACACTCGGGGAAGCAAAATTTGATGAATAACAATCATCGTTGTTGATGGAAATAAAGACTCCATTTGGAGTCTCTGAAAtagaaaaatgtacaaaatgagTGGTCACATTGACACATTTTCGCCGGGCAAACATCCATCGTCAATAGCGTCAAGATGTATAAAGCATAGCTCACACAGAAGTCACGTTCAAATCAAGCTTTCTGTTGGACAACGCAGTGAATTCGCGGGACCAAACTGAACACAAGTGAAATCTGCATTTCGAACGCACTGAACATTCCTATTTGGATTTCGCTGGGCCACAGTAAATGTGACTGCACCTTAATATGGAACCATTTGGTGTTGTATAAATAGAAGGACCTTGTGACCCTTTCAAAGGACGATATGGTGAAGACCATGTCGCTATATATA
The nucleotide sequence above comes from Pseudorasbora parva isolate DD20220531a chromosome 16, ASM2467924v1, whole genome shotgun sequence. Encoded proteins:
- the LOC137043318 gene encoding P2Y purinoceptor 2-like, yielding MAIFNTTGTTNGSNQYHCVFNENFKYILLPVSYTLVFVVGLGLNITAMYIILFKTKHWKPSTIYMINLNVCDTLYILTLPFLIYYYADENDWPFGEPMCKLIRFLFYTNLYGSILFLSCISLHRFLGVCHPVRSLSWMNGRRARLISVGIWATMLIFQAPILYFSRMKNNGDIRVCYDTTSKELFNDFLVYSSVVMFLLFVLPFGVVLVCNGLMVRKLQEPGVGGGPMSQRFKQKSVKMIIIVLLTFMLCFLPFHVNRSIYYTFRYLDKQVSCSMLEYASMAYKVTRPLASANSCIDPILYFMAGQGFRKSIKNKKANARSEKMKSPSTSL